A part of Camelus ferus isolate YT-003-E chromosome 6, BCGSAC_Cfer_1.0, whole genome shotgun sequence genomic DNA contains:
- the INF2 gene encoding inverted formin-2 isoform X6 — MSHTAAQAFGRPGGDAGITMPGWPQEQEESQTDVQGGGLRVSWFGKMSVKEGAQRKWAALKERLGPQDSDPTEANLENADPELCIRLLQMPSVVNYSGLRKRLESSDGGWMVQFLEQSGLDLLLEALARLSGRGVARIADALLQLTCISCVRAVMNSQEGIRYILSNQAYVRQLSQALDTSNVMVKKQVFELLAALCIYSPEGHALTLDALDHYKTVCSQQYRFSVIMSELSDSDNVPYVVTLLSVINAVILGPEDIRARTQLRSEFIGLQLLDVLTRLRDLEDGDLLIQLETFREAKAEDEEELLRVFGGTDINSHQEVFAALFHKVSCSPASAHLLSVLQGLLHLEPTLRSSQLLWEALENLVNRAVLLASDTQECTLEEMVERLLSLKARPRPRSLDKAHKSIQVDLGQSHKDSSPQNTGAPKAGVEGPQPVAAPVSLPAADVQSESNVMAPQPTAPEQQEPTPLPPVPHLPGSTSGSPPPPPPPPPPPPPPPPPLPGLGAAFTRPPPPPLLVSSEAIPPPPPLPGMGCPPPPPPLPSTSGAPGMEEIIVAQVDHSLGSARVPSHRRVNPPTVRMKKLNWQKLPSSVARECSSMWASLSSSDAEVVEPDFSSIERLFSFPTAKPKEQAAAPARKEPREITFLDSKKSLNLNIFLKQFKCSNEEVTAMIRAGDTTKFDVEVLRQLLKLLPEKNEIENLRSFTEDQAQLASADQFYLLLLGIPCYQLRVECMLLCEGTAVVLDLVRPKAQLLLAACKSLLTSHRLPVFCQLILKIGNFLNYGSHTGDADGFKISTLLKLTETKSQQSRVTLLHHVLEEVEESHPDLLQLPQDLEPPAQAAGINLEIIRSESSTNLKKLLEMERKVSSSVPEVQEQYTQRLQASVAASRELEEVFQAIEQKRLELAGYLCEDAQQLSLEDTCSTMKTFRDLFIRALKENKDRKEQAAKAERRKQQLAAEEEARRLRGEDGKPVRKGGVKQEEVCVIDALLADIRKGFQLRKTARGRGDAEGPSKAAAAGPLRSKAPGLPGGCDSLPSSPPAGRRAGPVGWLTHSPGAQRGSEEVEEAGMRLWGGHPLPGRLLLGTLGAGVMCHHLGAQCPLLPNSEQTVDTKALH; from the exons ATGAGTCACACAGCTGCCCAGGCATTTGGGCGCCCAGGTGGAGATGCGGGCATCACCATGCCAGGCTGGCCCCAGGAGCAGGAGGAAAGCCAGACAGATGTCCAAGGAGGCGGCCTCCGTGTGAGCTGG TTCGGCAAGATGTCGGTGAAGGAGGGCGCCCAGCGCAAGTGGGCGGCactgaaggagaggctggggccGCAGGACTCGGACCCCACGGAGGCCAACCTGGAGAACGCCGACCCCGAGCTGTGCATCCGGCTCCTGCAGATGCCCTCTGTGGTCAACTACTCGGGCCTGCGCAAGCGCCTAGAGAGCAGTGACGGCGGCTGGATGGTGCAGTTCCTGGAGCAGAGCGGCCTGGACCTGCTGCTTGAGGCCCTGGCGCGCCTGTCGGGCCGCGGTGTGGCCCGCATCGCCGACGCCCTGCTGCAGCTCACCTGCATCAGCTGCGTGCGTGCCGTCATGAACTCGCAGGAGGGCATCCGGTACATCCTCAGCAACCAGGCCTACGTGCGCCAGCTCTCCCAGG CTCTGGACACGTCCAACGTAATGGTCAAGAAGCAGGTGTTTGAGCTGCTGGCCGCCCTGTGCATCTACTCGCCTGAGGGCCACGCCTTGACCCTGGACGCCCTGGACCATTACAAG ACGGTGTGCAGCCAGCAATACCGCTTCAGCGTCATCATGAGCGAGCTCTCAGACAGTGACAACGTACCCTACGTGGTCACCCTGCTCAGCGTCATCAACGCCGTCATCCTGGGCCCCGAGGACATCCGTGCCCGCACCCAGCTGCGCAGCGAGTTCATTG GGCTGCAGCTGCTGGACGTCCTGACACGGCTGCG AGACCTGGAGGACGGGGACCTACTGATCCAGCTCGAGACCTTCAGGGAGGCCAAGGCCGAGGACGAAGAGGAGCTGCTGCGAGTCTTCGGAGGCACAGACATCAACAGCCACCAGGAGGTCTTTGCCGCCCTCTTCCACAag GTGAGCTGCTCCCCAGCATCCGCACACCTGCTGTCCGTGCTGCAGGGCCTCCTGCACCTAGAGCCCACCCTCCGCTCCAGCCAGCTGCTCTGGGAGGCCCTGGAGAACCTGGTGAACCGGGCAGTGCTTCTGGCCAGTGACA cccaggagtGCACCCTGGAGGAGATGGTCGAGCGGCTCCTGTCCCTCAAGGCGCGGCCCCGCCCACGTTCCCTGGACAAGGCCCACAAGAGCATCCAGGTTGACCTGGGCCAGAGTCACAAGGACAGCTCCCCCCAAAACACTGGTGCACCGAAGGCGGGTGTGGAGGGCCCGCAGCCGGTGGCGGCCCCCGTCAGCCTGCCCGCTGCCGACGTCCAGAGCGAAAGCAACGTGATGGCCCCGCAGCCGAcagccccagagcagcaggagcccaccccactcccacctgtGCCCCACCTCCCTGGTTCCACTTCcggctcccctcctcctccccctccacccccacctcccccaccgccacctcccccacccctgccggGCCTGGGGGCTGCATTCAcccgacccccaccccccccattGCTTGTCTCTAGTGAGGCCAtaccccccccacctccactcccaggcATGGGgtgcccacccccgcccccacccctgcccagcaccTCTGGGGCCCCTGGCATGGAGGAGATTATTGTGGCCCAGGTGGACCACAGCCTGGGCTCTGCCAGGGTCCCCAGCCACAGGCGGGTGAACCCGCCCACTGTGCGCATGAAGAAGCTGAACTGGCAGAAGCTGCCTTCCAGTGTGGCCCGAG AGTGCAGCTCCATGTGGGCGTCGCTGAGCAGCTCGGACGCCGAGGTGGTAGAGCCCGACTTCTCCAGCATCGAGCGGCTCTTCTCCTTCCCCACGGCCAAGCCCAAGGAGCAGGCAGCGGCCCCGGCCAGGAAGGAGCCCCGGGAG ATCACTTTTCTGGACTCCAAGAAAAGCCTGAACCTCAACATCTTCCTGAAGCAGTTTAAATG CTCCAATGAGGAGGTCACCGCTATGATCCGGGCTGGAGACACCACCAAGTTTGACGTGGAGGTCCTCAGGCAGCTTCTCAAACTCCTTCCCGAGAAGAATGAG ATTGAAAACCTGCGCTCCTTCACGGAGGATCAGGCCCAGTTAGCCAGTGCCGACCAGTTCTACCTCCTCCTGCTGGGCATCCCCTG CTACCAGCTTCGGGTCGAGTGCATGCTGCTGTGTGAGGGCACGGCCGTCGTGCTGGACTTGGTGCGGCCCAAGGCCCAGCTGCTGCTGGCCGCCTGCAAGA GCCTGCTCACCAGCCACCGGCTGCCCGTCTTCTGCCAGCTGATCCTGAAAATCGGGAACTTCCTCAACTAC ggcaGCCACACCGGTGACGCAGATGGCTTCAAGATCAGCACGCTGCTGAAGCTCACAGAGACCAAGTCCCAGCAGAGCCGTGTGACGCTGCTGCACCACGTGCTGGAG GAAGTGGAGGAAAGCCACCCCGACCTCCTGCAGCTGCCCCAGGACCTGGAGCCGCCCGCCCAGGCAGCAGG GATCAACCTTGAGATCATCCGCTCAGAGTCCAGCACTAACCTGAAGAAGCTTCTGGAGATGGAACGGAAGGTGTCCTCGTCTGTCCCGGAAGTGCAGGAGCAGTACACGCAGCGGCTGCAG GCCAGCGTCGCGGCCTCCCGGGAGTTGGAGGAGGTGTTCCAGGCCATCGAGCAGAAGCGGCTGGAGCTGGCCGGCTACCTGTGTGAGGACGCCCAGCAGCTGTCCCTGGAGGACACGTGCAGCACTATGAAGACCTTCCGCGACCTCTTCATCCGGGCTCTGAAG GAGAACAAGGACCGGAAGGAGCAGGCAGCCAAGgctgagaggaggaagcagcagttGGCGGCTGAGGAGGAGGCCCGGAGGCTGCGGGGCGAGGACGGGAAGCCTg TCAGGAAGGGAGGCGTGAAGCAGGAGGAGGTGTGTGTCATCGACGCCCTGCTGGCTGACATCCGGAAGGGCTTCCAGCTGCGGAAGACGGCCCGCGGCCGAGGGGACGCCGAGGGGCCCAGCAAGGCGGCTGCCGCAGGCCCCCTGAGGAGCAAGGCACCTG GTCTCCCCGGCGGTTGTGACAGCCTTCCATCCAGCCCCCCggcaggcaggagagctgggccAGTTGGCTGGTTGACACACAgccctggggctcagaggggctcTGAAGAGGTGGAAGAGGCCGGCATGAGGCTCTGGGGGGGGCATCCACTCCCGGGGAGGCTGCTCCTGGGAACTCTGGGGGCTGGGGTCATGTGTCATCACCTTGGGGCCCAGTGTCCCCTGCTGCCCAACTCTGAGCAGACTGTGGACACCAAGGCTCTCCACTGA
- the INF2 gene encoding inverted formin-2 isoform X7 has product MSHTAAQAFGRPGGDAGITMPGWPQEQEESQTDVQGGGLRVSWFGKMSVKEGAQRKWAALKERLGPQDSDPTEANLENADPELCIRLLQMPSVVNYSGLRKRLESSDGGWMVQFLEQSGLDLLLEALARLSGRGVARIADALLQLTCISCVRAVMNSQEGIRYILSNQAYVRQLSQALDTSNVMVKKQVFELLAALCIYSPEGHALTLDALDHYKTVCSQQYRFSVIMSELSDSDNVPYVVTLLSVINAVILGPEDIRARTQLRSEFIGLQLLDVLTRLRDLEDGDLLIQLETFREAKAEDEEELLRVFGGTDINSHQEVFAALFHKVSCSPASAHLLSVLQGLLHLEPTLRSSQLLWEALENLVNRAVLLASDTQECTLEEMVERLLSLKARPRPRSLDKAHKSIQVDLGQSHKDSSPQNTGAPKAGVEGPQPVAAPVSLPAADVQSESNVMAPQPTAPEQQEPTPLPPVPHLPGSTSGSPPPPPPPPPPPPPPPPPLPGLGAAFTRPPPPPLLVSSEAIPPPPPLPGMGCPPPPPPLPSTSGAPGMEEIIVAQVDHSLGSARVPSHRRVNPPTVRMKKLNWQKLPSSVARECSSMWASLSSSDAEVVEPDFSSIERLFSFPTAKPKEQAAAPARKEPREITFLDSKKSLNLNIFLKQFKCSNEEVTAMIRAGDTTKFDVEVLRQLLKLLPEKNEIENLRSFTEDQAQLASADQFYLLLLGIPCYQLRVECMLLCEGTAVVLDLVRPKAQLLLAACKSLLTSHRLPVFCQLILKIGNFLNYGSHTGDADGFKISTLLKLTETKSQQSRVTLLHHVLEEVEESHPDLLQLPQDLEPPAQAAGINLEIIRSESSTNLKKLLEMERKVSSSVPEVQEQYTQRLQASVAASRELEEVFQAIEQKRLELAGYLCEDAQQLSLEDTCSTMKTFRDLFIRALKENKDRKEQAAKAERRKQQLAAEEEARRLRGEDGKPVRKGGVKQEEVCVIDALLADIRKGFQLRKTARGRGDAEGPSKAAAAGPLRSKAPGSPP; this is encoded by the exons ATGAGTCACACAGCTGCCCAGGCATTTGGGCGCCCAGGTGGAGATGCGGGCATCACCATGCCAGGCTGGCCCCAGGAGCAGGAGGAAAGCCAGACAGATGTCCAAGGAGGCGGCCTCCGTGTGAGCTGG TTCGGCAAGATGTCGGTGAAGGAGGGCGCCCAGCGCAAGTGGGCGGCactgaaggagaggctggggccGCAGGACTCGGACCCCACGGAGGCCAACCTGGAGAACGCCGACCCCGAGCTGTGCATCCGGCTCCTGCAGATGCCCTCTGTGGTCAACTACTCGGGCCTGCGCAAGCGCCTAGAGAGCAGTGACGGCGGCTGGATGGTGCAGTTCCTGGAGCAGAGCGGCCTGGACCTGCTGCTTGAGGCCCTGGCGCGCCTGTCGGGCCGCGGTGTGGCCCGCATCGCCGACGCCCTGCTGCAGCTCACCTGCATCAGCTGCGTGCGTGCCGTCATGAACTCGCAGGAGGGCATCCGGTACATCCTCAGCAACCAGGCCTACGTGCGCCAGCTCTCCCAGG CTCTGGACACGTCCAACGTAATGGTCAAGAAGCAGGTGTTTGAGCTGCTGGCCGCCCTGTGCATCTACTCGCCTGAGGGCCACGCCTTGACCCTGGACGCCCTGGACCATTACAAG ACGGTGTGCAGCCAGCAATACCGCTTCAGCGTCATCATGAGCGAGCTCTCAGACAGTGACAACGTACCCTACGTGGTCACCCTGCTCAGCGTCATCAACGCCGTCATCCTGGGCCCCGAGGACATCCGTGCCCGCACCCAGCTGCGCAGCGAGTTCATTG GGCTGCAGCTGCTGGACGTCCTGACACGGCTGCG AGACCTGGAGGACGGGGACCTACTGATCCAGCTCGAGACCTTCAGGGAGGCCAAGGCCGAGGACGAAGAGGAGCTGCTGCGAGTCTTCGGAGGCACAGACATCAACAGCCACCAGGAGGTCTTTGCCGCCCTCTTCCACAag GTGAGCTGCTCCCCAGCATCCGCACACCTGCTGTCCGTGCTGCAGGGCCTCCTGCACCTAGAGCCCACCCTCCGCTCCAGCCAGCTGCTCTGGGAGGCCCTGGAGAACCTGGTGAACCGGGCAGTGCTTCTGGCCAGTGACA cccaggagtGCACCCTGGAGGAGATGGTCGAGCGGCTCCTGTCCCTCAAGGCGCGGCCCCGCCCACGTTCCCTGGACAAGGCCCACAAGAGCATCCAGGTTGACCTGGGCCAGAGTCACAAGGACAGCTCCCCCCAAAACACTGGTGCACCGAAGGCGGGTGTGGAGGGCCCGCAGCCGGTGGCGGCCCCCGTCAGCCTGCCCGCTGCCGACGTCCAGAGCGAAAGCAACGTGATGGCCCCGCAGCCGAcagccccagagcagcaggagcccaccccactcccacctgtGCCCCACCTCCCTGGTTCCACTTCcggctcccctcctcctccccctccacccccacctcccccaccgccacctcccccacccctgccggGCCTGGGGGCTGCATTCAcccgacccccaccccccccattGCTTGTCTCTAGTGAGGCCAtaccccccccacctccactcccaggcATGGGgtgcccacccccgcccccacccctgcccagcaccTCTGGGGCCCCTGGCATGGAGGAGATTATTGTGGCCCAGGTGGACCACAGCCTGGGCTCTGCCAGGGTCCCCAGCCACAGGCGGGTGAACCCGCCCACTGTGCGCATGAAGAAGCTGAACTGGCAGAAGCTGCCTTCCAGTGTGGCCCGAG AGTGCAGCTCCATGTGGGCGTCGCTGAGCAGCTCGGACGCCGAGGTGGTAGAGCCCGACTTCTCCAGCATCGAGCGGCTCTTCTCCTTCCCCACGGCCAAGCCCAAGGAGCAGGCAGCGGCCCCGGCCAGGAAGGAGCCCCGGGAG ATCACTTTTCTGGACTCCAAGAAAAGCCTGAACCTCAACATCTTCCTGAAGCAGTTTAAATG CTCCAATGAGGAGGTCACCGCTATGATCCGGGCTGGAGACACCACCAAGTTTGACGTGGAGGTCCTCAGGCAGCTTCTCAAACTCCTTCCCGAGAAGAATGAG ATTGAAAACCTGCGCTCCTTCACGGAGGATCAGGCCCAGTTAGCCAGTGCCGACCAGTTCTACCTCCTCCTGCTGGGCATCCCCTG CTACCAGCTTCGGGTCGAGTGCATGCTGCTGTGTGAGGGCACGGCCGTCGTGCTGGACTTGGTGCGGCCCAAGGCCCAGCTGCTGCTGGCCGCCTGCAAGA GCCTGCTCACCAGCCACCGGCTGCCCGTCTTCTGCCAGCTGATCCTGAAAATCGGGAACTTCCTCAACTAC ggcaGCCACACCGGTGACGCAGATGGCTTCAAGATCAGCACGCTGCTGAAGCTCACAGAGACCAAGTCCCAGCAGAGCCGTGTGACGCTGCTGCACCACGTGCTGGAG GAAGTGGAGGAAAGCCACCCCGACCTCCTGCAGCTGCCCCAGGACCTGGAGCCGCCCGCCCAGGCAGCAGG GATCAACCTTGAGATCATCCGCTCAGAGTCCAGCACTAACCTGAAGAAGCTTCTGGAGATGGAACGGAAGGTGTCCTCGTCTGTCCCGGAAGTGCAGGAGCAGTACACGCAGCGGCTGCAG GCCAGCGTCGCGGCCTCCCGGGAGTTGGAGGAGGTGTTCCAGGCCATCGAGCAGAAGCGGCTGGAGCTGGCCGGCTACCTGTGTGAGGACGCCCAGCAGCTGTCCCTGGAGGACACGTGCAGCACTATGAAGACCTTCCGCGACCTCTTCATCCGGGCTCTGAAG GAGAACAAGGACCGGAAGGAGCAGGCAGCCAAGgctgagaggaggaagcagcagttGGCGGCTGAGGAGGAGGCCCGGAGGCTGCGGGGCGAGGACGGGAAGCCTg TCAGGAAGGGAGGCGTGAAGCAGGAGGAGGTGTGTGTCATCGACGCCCTGCTGGCTGACATCCGGAAGGGCTTCCAGCTGCGGAAGACGGCCCGCGGCCGAGGGGACGCCGAGGGGCCCAGCAAGGCGGCTGCCGCAGGCCCCCTGAGGAGCAAGGCACCTG gaagccctccctga
- the INF2 gene encoding inverted formin-2 isoform X1 yields the protein MSHTAAQAFGRPGGDAGITMPGWPQEQEESQTDVQGGGLRVSWFGKMSVKEGAQRKWAALKERLGPQDSDPTEANLENADPELCIRLLQMPSVVNYSGLRKRLESSDGGWMVQFLEQSGLDLLLEALARLSGRGVARIADALLQLTCISCVRAVMNSQEGIRYILSNQAYVRQLSQALDTSNVMVKKQVFELLAALCIYSPEGHALTLDALDHYKTVCSQQYRFSVIMSELSDSDNVPYVVTLLSVINAVILGPEDIRARTQLRSEFIGLQLLDVLTRLRDLEDGDLLIQLETFREAKAEDEEELLRVFGGTDINSHQEVFAALFHKVSCSPASAHLLSVLQGLLHLEPTLRSSQLLWEALENLVNRAVLLASDTQECTLEEMVERLLSLKARPRPRSLDKAHKSIQVDLGQSHKDSSPQNTGAPKAGVEGPQPVAAPVSLPAADVQSESNVMAPQPTAPEQQEPTPLPPVPHLPGSTSGSPPPPPPPPPPPPPPPPPLPGLGAAFTRPPPPPLLVSSEAIPPPPPLPGMGCPPPPPPLPSTSGAPGMEEIIVAQVDHSLGSARVPSHRRVNPPTVRMKKLNWQKLPSSVARECSSMWASLSSSDAEVVEPDFSSIERLFSFPTAKPKEQAAAPARKEPREITFLDSKKSLNLNIFLKQFKCSNEEVTAMIRAGDTTKFDVEVLRQLLKLLPEKNEIENLRSFTEDQAQLASADQFYLLLLGIPCYQLRVECMLLCEGTAVVLDLVRPKAQLLLAACKSLLTSHRLPVFCQLILKIGNFLNYGSHTGDADGFKISTLLKLTETKSQQSRVTLLHHVLEEVEESHPDLLQLPQDLEPPAQAAGINLEIIRSESSTNLKKLLEMERKVSSSVPEVQEQYTQRLQASVAASRELEEVFQAIEQKRLELAGYLCEDAQQLSLEDTCSTMKTFRDLFIRALKENKDRKEQAAKAERRKQQLAAEEEARRLRGEDGKPVRKGGVKQEEVCVIDALLADIRKGFQLRKTARGRGDAEGPSKAAAAGPLRSKAPAATSDPVRGPGLPTSEPGLDAVAAREPQGWDLADAAPSSPQPTGDPSEKGGPGPLERRSSWYMDASDFLATEDPPGPPPTAGAWPAVLEDAQALKPLSFSSNRPAGAMGSSQDSEEPAAPQGARQAEADSAGQGLEDAAPRSHSAGLAAAGAGGDRDGDEDENAAPDSALDTSLDRSFSEDAVTDSSGSGTLPRAQGRTSKGTGRRRKKRPCRSQEEVAPDSDDSKTKRLCVIQ from the exons ATGAGTCACACAGCTGCCCAGGCATTTGGGCGCCCAGGTGGAGATGCGGGCATCACCATGCCAGGCTGGCCCCAGGAGCAGGAGGAAAGCCAGACAGATGTCCAAGGAGGCGGCCTCCGTGTGAGCTGG TTCGGCAAGATGTCGGTGAAGGAGGGCGCCCAGCGCAAGTGGGCGGCactgaaggagaggctggggccGCAGGACTCGGACCCCACGGAGGCCAACCTGGAGAACGCCGACCCCGAGCTGTGCATCCGGCTCCTGCAGATGCCCTCTGTGGTCAACTACTCGGGCCTGCGCAAGCGCCTAGAGAGCAGTGACGGCGGCTGGATGGTGCAGTTCCTGGAGCAGAGCGGCCTGGACCTGCTGCTTGAGGCCCTGGCGCGCCTGTCGGGCCGCGGTGTGGCCCGCATCGCCGACGCCCTGCTGCAGCTCACCTGCATCAGCTGCGTGCGTGCCGTCATGAACTCGCAGGAGGGCATCCGGTACATCCTCAGCAACCAGGCCTACGTGCGCCAGCTCTCCCAGG CTCTGGACACGTCCAACGTAATGGTCAAGAAGCAGGTGTTTGAGCTGCTGGCCGCCCTGTGCATCTACTCGCCTGAGGGCCACGCCTTGACCCTGGACGCCCTGGACCATTACAAG ACGGTGTGCAGCCAGCAATACCGCTTCAGCGTCATCATGAGCGAGCTCTCAGACAGTGACAACGTACCCTACGTGGTCACCCTGCTCAGCGTCATCAACGCCGTCATCCTGGGCCCCGAGGACATCCGTGCCCGCACCCAGCTGCGCAGCGAGTTCATTG GGCTGCAGCTGCTGGACGTCCTGACACGGCTGCG AGACCTGGAGGACGGGGACCTACTGATCCAGCTCGAGACCTTCAGGGAGGCCAAGGCCGAGGACGAAGAGGAGCTGCTGCGAGTCTTCGGAGGCACAGACATCAACAGCCACCAGGAGGTCTTTGCCGCCCTCTTCCACAag GTGAGCTGCTCCCCAGCATCCGCACACCTGCTGTCCGTGCTGCAGGGCCTCCTGCACCTAGAGCCCACCCTCCGCTCCAGCCAGCTGCTCTGGGAGGCCCTGGAGAACCTGGTGAACCGGGCAGTGCTTCTGGCCAGTGACA cccaggagtGCACCCTGGAGGAGATGGTCGAGCGGCTCCTGTCCCTCAAGGCGCGGCCCCGCCCACGTTCCCTGGACAAGGCCCACAAGAGCATCCAGGTTGACCTGGGCCAGAGTCACAAGGACAGCTCCCCCCAAAACACTGGTGCACCGAAGGCGGGTGTGGAGGGCCCGCAGCCGGTGGCGGCCCCCGTCAGCCTGCCCGCTGCCGACGTCCAGAGCGAAAGCAACGTGATGGCCCCGCAGCCGAcagccccagagcagcaggagcccaccccactcccacctgtGCCCCACCTCCCTGGTTCCACTTCcggctcccctcctcctccccctccacccccacctcccccaccgccacctcccccacccctgccggGCCTGGGGGCTGCATTCAcccgacccccaccccccccattGCTTGTCTCTAGTGAGGCCAtaccccccccacctccactcccaggcATGGGgtgcccacccccgcccccacccctgcccagcaccTCTGGGGCCCCTGGCATGGAGGAGATTATTGTGGCCCAGGTGGACCACAGCCTGGGCTCTGCCAGGGTCCCCAGCCACAGGCGGGTGAACCCGCCCACTGTGCGCATGAAGAAGCTGAACTGGCAGAAGCTGCCTTCCAGTGTGGCCCGAG AGTGCAGCTCCATGTGGGCGTCGCTGAGCAGCTCGGACGCCGAGGTGGTAGAGCCCGACTTCTCCAGCATCGAGCGGCTCTTCTCCTTCCCCACGGCCAAGCCCAAGGAGCAGGCAGCGGCCCCGGCCAGGAAGGAGCCCCGGGAG ATCACTTTTCTGGACTCCAAGAAAAGCCTGAACCTCAACATCTTCCTGAAGCAGTTTAAATG CTCCAATGAGGAGGTCACCGCTATGATCCGGGCTGGAGACACCACCAAGTTTGACGTGGAGGTCCTCAGGCAGCTTCTCAAACTCCTTCCCGAGAAGAATGAG ATTGAAAACCTGCGCTCCTTCACGGAGGATCAGGCCCAGTTAGCCAGTGCCGACCAGTTCTACCTCCTCCTGCTGGGCATCCCCTG CTACCAGCTTCGGGTCGAGTGCATGCTGCTGTGTGAGGGCACGGCCGTCGTGCTGGACTTGGTGCGGCCCAAGGCCCAGCTGCTGCTGGCCGCCTGCAAGA GCCTGCTCACCAGCCACCGGCTGCCCGTCTTCTGCCAGCTGATCCTGAAAATCGGGAACTTCCTCAACTAC ggcaGCCACACCGGTGACGCAGATGGCTTCAAGATCAGCACGCTGCTGAAGCTCACAGAGACCAAGTCCCAGCAGAGCCGTGTGACGCTGCTGCACCACGTGCTGGAG GAAGTGGAGGAAAGCCACCCCGACCTCCTGCAGCTGCCCCAGGACCTGGAGCCGCCCGCCCAGGCAGCAGG GATCAACCTTGAGATCATCCGCTCAGAGTCCAGCACTAACCTGAAGAAGCTTCTGGAGATGGAACGGAAGGTGTCCTCGTCTGTCCCGGAAGTGCAGGAGCAGTACACGCAGCGGCTGCAG GCCAGCGTCGCGGCCTCCCGGGAGTTGGAGGAGGTGTTCCAGGCCATCGAGCAGAAGCGGCTGGAGCTGGCCGGCTACCTGTGTGAGGACGCCCAGCAGCTGTCCCTGGAGGACACGTGCAGCACTATGAAGACCTTCCGCGACCTCTTCATCCGGGCTCTGAAG GAGAACAAGGACCGGAAGGAGCAGGCAGCCAAGgctgagaggaggaagcagcagttGGCGGCTGAGGAGGAGGCCCGGAGGCTGCGGGGCGAGGACGGGAAGCCTg TCAGGAAGGGAGGCGTGAAGCAGGAGGAGGTGTGTGTCATCGACGCCCTGCTGGCTGACATCCGGAAGGGCTTCCAGCTGCGGAAGACGGCCCGCGGCCGAGGGGACGCCGAGGGGCCCAGCAAGGCGGCTGCCGCAGGCCCCCTGAGGAGCAAGGCACCTG CAGCCACCAGTGATCCCGTGAGGGGCCCCGGTCTCCCCACCTCTGAGCCTGGTCTTGATGCGGTAGCAGCTagggagccccagggctgggaccTCGCAGATgcagcccccagcagcccccagcccaccgGAGACCCGTCAGAGAAGGGTGGTCCTGGGCCCCTGGAGAGGCGTTCTTCCTGGTACATGGATGCCAGCGACTTCCTGGCCACGGAGGACCCCCCGGGCCCCCCACCCACTGCAGGGGCCTGGCCAGCGGTGCTGGAAGACGCCCAGGCCCTGAAGCCCCTCAGCTTCTCCAGCAACAGGCCTGCCGGAGCTATGGGTTCCAGCCAAGACAGCGAGGAGCCCGCAGCCCCTCAGGGTGCCCGCCAGGCAGAGGCCGACAGCGCAGGCCAGGGCCTGGAGGACGCAGCCCCCCGCAGTCACAGTGCTGGCCTCGCTGCCGCAGGCGCCGGCGGGGACAGGGATGGGGACGAGGATGAGAACGCAGCCCCCGACTCTGCGCTGGACACGTCCCTGGACAGGTCCTTCTCTGAGGACGCAGTAACTGACTCGTCAGGGTCTGGCACCCTCCCCCGGGCCCAGGGCCGGACCTCGAAGGGGACAGGCAGGCGAAGGAAGAAGCGGCCCTGCAGGAGCCAGGAAG AGGTTGCCCCTGACTCTGATGATAGTAAAACAAAAAGGCTGTGTGTGATCCAGTAA